One part of the Thiothrix nivea DSM 5205 genome encodes these proteins:
- the phoB gene encoding phosphate regulon transcriptional regulator PhoB translates to MKKLILCVEDEAAIRSMIRFSLEREGYAVQEAEDARIARNLAAEQTPDLILVDWMLPDVSGPELIRRFRRDELTRDIPIIMLTAKSEEDDMIQGLDAGADDYLSKPVSLKALSARIKALLRRSEGFSSQRIVNAGRLQLNQDAHQLRIDGAPVHLGTTEYRLLEFFMLHPEKVYSRSQLLDFVWGQNTYIEERTVDVHVLRLRKTLKAHDADNVIQTVRGAGYLFNAEMPDAD, encoded by the coding sequence ATGAAAAAACTGATCCTGTGCGTAGAGGATGAAGCCGCCATCCGCTCCATGATCCGCTTTTCCCTGGAACGGGAAGGCTATGCCGTGCAGGAAGCGGAAGATGCCCGTATCGCCCGCAATCTGGCTGCGGAACAAACACCGGACTTGATCCTGGTCGACTGGATGCTGCCCGATGTATCCGGCCCCGAACTGATCCGCCGCTTCCGCCGCGATGAACTCACCCGCGACATCCCCATCATCATGCTGACCGCCAAAAGCGAGGAAGACGACATGATCCAGGGGCTGGATGCTGGCGCAGATGATTACCTCTCCAAACCGGTGTCACTGAAAGCACTCAGCGCCCGCATCAAGGCGCTGTTGCGGCGCTCGGAAGGTTTCAGTTCGCAACGCATCGTCAATGCAGGCCGCCTGCAACTCAATCAGGATGCCCACCAGTTGCGCATTGATGGCGCGCCCGTGCACCTCGGCACTACCGAATACCGGCTGCTGGAATTTTTCATGCTGCATCCGGAAAAGGTTTATTCCCGTTCCCAGCTGCTCGATTTTGTCTGGGGGCAAAACACCTATATCGAGGAACGCACCGTTGACGTGCATGTACTGCGCCTGCGCAAAACCCTGAAAGCCCATGACGCCGACAACGTAATCCAGACCGTGCGCGGCGCTGGCTACCTGTTCAATGCGGAGATGCCGGATGCTGATTGA
- the phoU gene encoding phosphate signaling complex protein PhoU: MNTTQHTSHQYNQELDDARSKLMTMGGLVETQVTNAIKALLERDSDLGEKVAFSDYEINTLEVQIDEQCAEIIARRQPAASDLRLLITIIKVITDLERIGDEAEKIGRYAVEVSESATSGELHKSLRHLGDHVKNMLHDTLDALARLDVKLAMQVVSDDQNVDAEFDAISRQLFTRMLEDSRNIKDSLNVTWCARSLERVGDHCKNICEYVVYLVKGKDVRHTNLDKMREEVLGTNG, encoded by the coding sequence ATGAACACAACACAGCACACTTCCCACCAATACAATCAAGAATTAGATGATGCCCGCAGCAAACTCATGACCATGGGCGGGCTGGTGGAAACGCAAGTCACCAACGCCATCAAGGCACTGCTGGAACGTGACAGCGACCTGGGTGAGAAAGTCGCGTTTTCCGACTACGAAATCAACACGCTGGAAGTACAGATCGACGAGCAATGCGCTGAAATCATCGCCCGCCGCCAACCTGCTGCCAGTGACCTGCGCCTGCTCATCACCATCATCAAGGTCATTACCGACCTCGAACGCATTGGCGATGAAGCGGAAAAAATTGGCCGTTACGCAGTGGAAGTCAGTGAAAGCGCCACTTCCGGCGAATTGCACAAATCCCTGCGCCATCTGGGCGATCACGTCAAAAACATGCTGCACGACACCCTGGACGCCCTGGCGCGGCTGGATGTCAAACTGGCCATGCAGGTTGTCAGCGACGACCAGAATGTGGATGCGGAATTTGACGCCATTTCCCGCCAGCTGTTCACCCGGATGCTGGAAGACTCGCGCAATATCAAAGACAGCCTCAATGTCACTTGGTGCGCCCGCTCGCTGGAACGTGTCGGCGACCACTGCAAAAACATTTGTGAGTACGTGGTTTACCTGGTCAAAGGCAAGGATGTGCGCCACACCAACCTGGACAAAATGCGTGAGGAAGTTCTCGGCACCAACGGCTAA
- the phoR gene encoding phosphate regulon sensor histidine kinase PhoR, which yields MLIDYWGVERYRFGLVVGCGALVAWFTPFPLEVMLAVLLGYISWMLYKLYQLQRWLTGGHKPEDMPDSDGAWEQIAYLFHKSQQKSDNRKLKQQEALLRFNQILSVLPDAAILLDADNHIEWANKSAAKMLGIHSANDKGQRIEALLRNPDLRKLLEENSNRKVTFPSPLNDNLTLRARALPLQGGSRVLSVRDISEGMQLQKTRKAFIANASHELRTPLTVLTGYMELFENDPELPAHLLPPLQQSREQAARMQQIISDMLALSRLESQETTPIKGNRIDVPALLESSIQAIRDTLASETHLLEADIEPGLCVCGSEKDIASIITNLLANAVKHTPAGTHIHIRWQGSGDGEVCLSVEDNGPGIPQEHIPHLTERFYRVDAGRSRASGGTGLGLAIVKHVMQWHNGSLTIESKPGRTVFRACFPSERVLD from the coding sequence ATGCTGATTGATTACTGGGGGGTAGAACGCTACCGCTTCGGGCTGGTGGTGGGTTGCGGGGCGCTGGTGGCATGGTTTACCCCGTTTCCCCTGGAAGTCATGCTGGCGGTTTTGTTGGGGTATATCAGCTGGATGTTGTACAAGCTGTACCAACTGCAACGCTGGCTGACGGGTGGGCACAAACCGGAAGACATGCCCGACAGTGATGGCGCATGGGAACAGATTGCCTACCTGTTCCATAAATCCCAGCAAAAAAGCGACAACCGCAAGCTCAAGCAACAGGAAGCCCTGCTGCGTTTCAACCAGATACTGTCCGTCTTGCCAGATGCGGCCATCCTGCTGGATGCTGATAACCACATCGAATGGGCCAACAAATCGGCGGCCAAAATGCTGGGGATACACAGCGCCAACGACAAGGGGCAACGTATCGAAGCCCTGTTGCGGAACCCCGACCTACGCAAATTGCTGGAAGAAAACAGCAACCGCAAAGTCACCTTCCCTTCCCCGCTCAACGACAACCTGACCCTGCGCGCGCGCGCCCTTCCCTTGCAAGGCGGCTCGCGGGTCTTGAGCGTGCGTGACATCAGCGAAGGGATGCAATTGCAGAAAACCCGCAAGGCTTTCATTGCCAACGCCTCCCATGAACTGCGCACCCCGTTGACCGTGCTGACCGGTTACATGGAACTGTTTGAAAACGACCCGGAACTGCCTGCCCATCTGCTTCCGCCCCTACAACAGTCGCGTGAACAGGCCGCACGGATGCAGCAAATCATCAGCGACATGCTGGCGCTGTCACGGCTGGAAAGCCAGGAAACCACCCCCATCAAGGGCAACCGCATCGATGTTCCCGCCCTGCTGGAAAGCAGCATCCAGGCCATCCGCGATACCCTGGCCAGCGAAACCCATCTATTGGAGGCCGACATCGAACCGGGCTTATGCGTGTGTGGTTCCGAAAAGGACATTGCCAGCATCATTACCAACCTGCTGGCCAATGCAGTCAAACATACCCCGGCAGGTACGCACATCCATATCCGTTGGCAAGGTTCTGGCGATGGGGAGGTTTGTCTGAGCGTGGAAGACAACGGCCCCGGCATTCCGCAAGAACATATTCCACACCTGACGGAACGTTTCTACCGGGTAGACGCCGGGCGCTCACGCGCCAGCGGCGGGACAGGCTTAGGCTTGGCGATCGTGAAGCACGTCATGCAATGGCATAATGGCTCGCTGACTATCGAAAGCAAGCCCGGCAGAACGGTCTTCCGGGCCTGCTTCCCGTCAGAGCGGGTGCTGGATTAG